In Denticeps clupeoides chromosome 1, fDenClu1.1, whole genome shotgun sequence, a single window of DNA contains:
- the dock8 gene encoding dedicator of cytokinesis protein 8 isoform X2, which produces MAGLPASERRAFALKINRYSSAEIRRNFSGSYSSSHPHRQSNCASFCFSVPSSYDAVEPLDLEEFLMTQLQSGDMDLMQELGEFPDDDLEVELVERECRTVQPSVPEEGVELEPHVRDCVQSYTQPWLIVGRRLQKDGWIVQSERTSLHNLLQKQTFEMDEQPDKPEQPIKSPSLAALCDDSSQTALSSSDFDLRGLQPDPRVDSLLRFSNHEDLDRFNQEARQSSRHPELFALYPPVDEEDCVEIRPKPDCPREHFGTRILIRCQAIKFEIDIEPIFATMALYDLKERKKISENFHFDLHTEMHKGFLRAHTGRVDTSSLARAGIFSITNPSPDIYLVIKLEKVLQQGEISECVEPYMSMKESDTAKNRDKLEKLRGQADGFCQRLGRYRMPFAWATINIMSVTSMTATLDRDTVDSDSSSGKGNVEKRGQLPRRNSERFSTVEDPCSLSGFKPASVVISQFFKQEGDRLGDEDMFKVLADLKRSSTLQRRMRTISGTIKLDLTLAPEHCLPCLSPELIPTKPLSEKTVRPVKEVLEFPSEVYIPHNIYRNLLYVYPQRLNFSNRLTSARNITIKVQFMSGEDPSFVLPVIFGKSTGPEFVEEVYTPITYHNKSPDFYEEVKIKLPARLTERHHLLFTFYHISCQQKQSLTGNVETLIGYSWLPIVHNDRLQTGQYCLPIALERLPVNYSLHSPERVPPQVPPVKWMESHKGVFNLELQAVSSVHIQDNHLERFFILCHALEGKVSFPIRVREEKIPENKLEHELKLSIISLSSSRLEPLVMFLHQVLDKLFRLIVQPILIAGQTANLAQIAFESVVSIVNSLHNSQELEKDLQGRNALLAKYLYYVFRLPDSQRDIGNTSVLQLHPETTRYSTLGRSSATAMGNMLLQSRVRSSSNPDIPTPPTQEDNEVTHIFSGKGSNHPGARMSTYMDGNNQQQNLPSGTRISNKKQFHEELALQMVVSTGVCRENAYKYAWFFFELLVKSMAQHVSQMEKAIPRRSRFSDRFKDDITTIVNVITAEIGTILIKQQKELDQAEKVNISLAFFLYDLMSLMDRGFVFQLIKNYCNQMSAKSVSMVTLISMRLDFLRVLCSHEHYLNLSLFFSSPSLGSAPASPSPSISSQNSSSCSFQDQKISCMFDLTPEFKQQHYMTGLLLTELSAALDMESEGGKVQRKAINATYCLLSAHDLDPCCVQPEVRAKIAALYLPLVGIIIDSINYLVFTVSEPRGGKGKANNPEEDIDSVNPINQSVAMAIAGNPFNTLTRNALASMTSMAVKGSSTLSAETSRNLLVCFLWIMKNADQGLIQKWTLDMPFSQLNRLLELLTICVSCFEYRGKQSSDKLSTQALQKSQQAKARLEEALLGGMGARGEMMKRVGGTDRTIGQRENLRWRKDLTQWRQTNDRQDKSKTELDQEALISGNLATEANLIVLDLLEIIVQAVPLNECKDSVVGGVLRVLLHSLTCNQSTTFLSHCFSTLRSLIVKFGDLLFEEEAEQCSDLCKKVLQLCSSCVDNNRSQACATLYLIMRYSYSTASNFSRVKMQVTLSLSSLVGKSSDVHEEYLRRSFRTILAYAEEDTDMQGTQLPSQVDELLRNLNNILLDTVKMREFQKDPEMLMDLMYRIAKGYQTSPDLRLTWLQNMAEKHNGRKCYAESAMCLVHSAALVAEYLSMLEDHKYLPVGSVTFQNISSNVLEESAVSDDILSPDEDGVFSGRYFTENGLVGLLEQAAELLSNGGLYEAVNEVHKIIIPILEARRDFRRLASTHDKLKKAFENILQKGQKRMFGTYFRVGFYGSKFGDLDEREFIYKEPGITHLPEISHRLESFYSECFGDGILEMIKDSAPVDKNKLDTNKAYIQITFVEPYFDDYELKDRLTIFEKNFNLRRFMYTTPFTKSGKPRGELQEQYKRKTILTTMHSFPYVKTRINVIQKEEFDLTPIEVAIEDMQKKTRELALATHREQPDAKMLQMVLQGSVGATVNQGPLEVAQVFLNEIPTDPKLFRHHNKLRLCFKEFILRCGEAVEKNKSLITSDQKEYQQELKRNYNKLKENLRPMLERKIPELYKPIIKPRFENRDSIKRLSFRRTQDDSS; this is translated from the exons CCCTCGTCGTATGACGCTGTGGAGCCACTGGATCTGGAGGAGTTTCTAATGACTCAGTTGCAGAGTGGAGACATGGACCTCATGCAGGAGCTGGGGGAGTTTCCTGATGATGACCTAGAGGTAGAACTGGTGGAGAGGGAGTGTCGGACAGTGCAGCCTTCTGTTCCTGAGGAGGG GGTGGAGCTTGAGCCACATGTGAGAGATTGTGTCCAGAGCTATACCCAGCCCTGGTTGATAGTGGGTCGAAG ATTGCAGAAAGATGGCTGGATTGTGCAGTCTGAGCGCACCAGCCTTCACAATCTcctgcaaaaacaaacatttgagATGGACGAGCAGCCAGATAAACCAGAGCAACCA ATCAAGTCTCCATCCCTCGCTGCATTATGTGACGATTCCAGCCAGACAGCACTGAGCTCCTCAGACTTTGACTTGCGGGGCCTTCAGCCAGACCCTCGTGTTGATAGTCTCCTGCGCTTCAGCAACCATGAGGACCTGGACCGCTTCAATCAGGAAGCCCGACAGTCCAGCCGCCACCCGGAGCTGTTTGCCCTGTATCCCCCTGTGGACGAA GAAGATTGTGTTGAGATCCGTCCCAAACCAGACTGCCCACGGGAGCATTTTGGAACCAGAATTCTTATCAGATGCCAAGCCATCAA GTTTGAGATTGACATTGAGCCAATTTTTGCAACGATGGCACTTTATGATctgaaagagaggaagaag ATATCAGAGAACTTCCACTTTGACCTGCACACTGAAATGCACAAGGGCTTCTTGCGAGCTCACACTGGACGTGTAGATACATCCAGCCTGGCCAGGGCTGGAATCTTCTCCATCACTAACCCATCCCCTGATATATACTTAGTTATTAAG CTCGAGAAGGTGCTGCAGCAGGGAGAGATCAGTGAATGTGTGGAGCCTTATATGTCAATGAAGGAGAGCGACACAGCAAAG AACAGGGACAAGCTGGAAAAGCTGAGAGGCCAGGCAGATGGTTTCTGTCAGAGACTCGGCCGCTACAGAATGCCCTTCGCATGGGCAACCATCAACATCATGAGTGTCACCTCGATGACCGCAACATTGGACAGGGACACTGTTGATTCTGACAGCAGCAgtg GCAAAGGAAATGTGGAGAAGAGAGGTCAGCTGCCACGGCGAAACTCTGAGCGCTTCAGCACTGTGGAGGACCCGTGTAGCTTATCTGGTTTCAAACCTGCTTCCGTTGTTATAAGCCAATTTTTTAAGCAG GAAGGAGATCGTCTGGGTGATGAGGATATGTTCAAGGTTTTAGCAGATTTGAAGAGGTCTTCCACGCTACAGAGGCGAATGAGGACAATTTCAG GTACGATAAAATTGGACCTGACTCTGGCTCCAGAACACTGTCTGCCATGCCTCTCACCAGAGCTGATCCCAACAAAACCACTAAGTGAAAAAACCGTGAGACCAGTTAAAGAGGTGCTGGAGTTTCCATCTGAGGTGTACATCCCACACAACATTTACAG gaacCTTCTGTATGTTTACCCCCAGCGGCTGAACTTTTCCAATCGTCTGACCTCAGCAAGGAACATTACCATCAAGGTCCAGTTCATGAGTGGAGAGGATCCCAGCTTCGTGCTGCCA GTCATTTTTGGGAAATCTACAGGTCCTGAGTTTGTAGAAGAGGTCTACACGCCAATCACCTACCATAACAA GTCACCTGACTTCTATGAGGAAGTGAAGATAAAGCTGCCTGCCAGGCTGACAGAGAGGCACCACCTCCTCTTTACCTTCTACCATATCAGCTGTCAGCAGAAGCAGAGCCTGACAGGGAACGTGGAGACACTCATTGGCTACTCT TGGCTGCCAATTGTTCACAATGACCGTCTGCAAACAGGACAGTACTGCCTGCCCATCGCCCTTGAGCGTCTTCCTGTGAATTACTCTCTACATTCCCCAGAG agagtccCACCTCAGGTACCTCCAGTGAAATGGATGGAGAGCCATAAAGGAGTGTTCAACCTAGAGCTACAAGCGGTGTCCTCTGTACACATTCAG GACAACCATTTGGAGCGCTTCTTCATCCTTTGCCATGCATTGGAGGGAAAGGTGTCGTTTCCAATCCGTGTGAGGGAGGAAAAGATCCCAGAGAACAAGTTGGAGCATGAGCTTAAGCTTAGCATCATCTCCCTATCCTCCTCAAGGCTGGAGCCACTTGTCATGTTCCTCCACCAGGTCCTTGATAAGCTGTTCCGTCTCATTGTGCAGCCTATACTCATTGCTGGACAGACTG CCAACCTTGCCCAGATAGCGTTTGAATCAGTGGTGTCCATAGTCAACAGTCTCCACAACAgtcaggagctggagaaggatcTACAAGGACGGAATGCTCTCCTGGCAAAATACCTCTACTATGTCTTCAGGCTGCCAGACTCCCAGCGTGACATCGGGAACACAA GTGTGCTCCAACTGCATCCAGAGACAACACGGTATAGCACACTGGGCAGGTCGTCAGCCACGGCCATGGGCAACATGCTGCTGCAGTCCAGGGTCAGGAGTAGCAGCAACCCAGACATCCCAACACCACCCACACAGGAAGACAATGAGGTCACACACATCTTCTCTGGAAAG GGATCAAATCATCCAGGAGCACGCATGTCCACATACATGGATGGGAACAACCAGCAGCAGAATCTTCCATCAGGAACAAGGATCTCTAATAAAAag CAATTCCATGAGGAGCTTGCACTGCAGATGGTGGTTAGCACTGGGGTTTGCAGGGAAAATGCCTACAAATATGCATGGTTCTTCTTTGAGCTACTG GTGAAGAGCATGGCGCAGCACGTCTCCCAGATGGAAAAGGCCATTCCCCGCAGGAGCCGATTCAGTGACAGGTTCAAGGACGACATCACCACTATTGTTAATGTTATCACCGCTGAGATTGGAACCATCCTTATCAAGCAGCAGAAG GAACTGGACCAagcagagaaagtaaacatcaGTTTGGCCTTTTTCTTGTATGACCTCATGTCACTCATGGACCGTGGCTTTGTGTTCCAGTTAATTAAGAACTACTGCAACCAG ATGTCTGCAAAGAGCGTTTCTATGGTGACTTTGATCAGCATGAGGCTGGATTTCCTACGTGTTCTCTGCAGTCACGAGCACTACCTCAACCTCAGCCTCTTCTTCAGCAGCCCCTCCCTTGGCTCCGCTCCTGCATCTCCAAGCCCATCAATATCCTCACAG aATTCAAGTTCCTGTAGTTTTCAGGATCAGAAAATCTCCTGCATGTTTGATTTGACTCCAGAATTCAAACAGCAGCACTATATGACAGGACTACTGCTTACCGAGCTGAGTGCTGCACTGGATATGGAATCAGAGGG GGGGAAAGTGCAGAGGAAAGCCATCAATGCTACATATTGCCTGCTGTCTGCTCATGATCTGGACCCCTGTTGTGTACAGCCAGAGGTCCGGGCAAAAATTGCTGCTCTCTACCTCCCTCTTGTGGGCATCATCATCGACTCAATCAACTATCTGGTCTTCACAG TCTCAGAGCCACGTGGAGGAAAAGGCAAAGCCAACAACCCAGAGGAGGACATTGACAGCGTCAACCCTATCAATCaatctgttgccatggcaatcgCAGGAAACCCTTTCAACACATTAACGAGAAATGCTCTGGCCTCGATGACTTCTATG GCAGTGAAGGGTAGTAGTACCTTGTCAGCAGAGACCAGTCGGAACTTGCTAGTGTGTTTCCTATGGATCATGAAGAATGCGGACCAGGGCCTGATCCAGAAATGGACGCTGGACATGCCATTCTCCCAGCTGAACCGCCTGCTGGAGCTGTTGACCATCTGTGTGTCTTGTTTTGAGTACAGG gGGAAGCAGAGCTCTGACAAGCTGAGCACTCAGGCACTGCAGAAGTCTCAACAGGCCAAAGCTCGCCTGGAGGAAGCACTGCTGGGTGGCATGGGAGCCCGAGGGGAGATGATGAAACGAGTCGGGG GTACTGACCGCACAATTGGCCAGCGGGAGAACCTGCGTTGGAGAAAGGATCTTACTCAGTGGCGCCAGACCAACGATCGGCAAGACAA ATCAAAAACAGAGTTGGATCAGGAAGCACTGATCAGTGGAAATCTGGCTACAGAGGCCAATCTCATTGTGCTGGACCTGCTGGAGATCATAGTCCAG GCAGTGCCGCTGAATGAGTGCAAAGACAGTGTGGTGGGCGGAGTCTTGAGGGTCCTGCTTCACAGTCTAACATGCAACCAGAGCACAACCTTCCTGTCCCACTGTTTCAGCACACTCCGCTCCCTTATTGTTAAG TTCGGCGACCTGCTCTTTGAAGAGGAGGCAGAACAGTGCTCTGACCTGTGCAAGAAAGTGCTGCAGctctgcagcagctgtgtggaCAACAATCGTAGCCAGGCGTGTGCCACGCTGTACCTCATCATGAGATACAGCTACAGCACGGCTAGT AACTTTTCTCGGGTGAAGATGCAGGTGACTTTGTCGCTGTCGTCACTGGTGGGGAAGTCTTCAGATGTCCACGAGGAGTACTTACGCAGATCATTCCGCACCATCTTAGCCTATGCTGAGGAAGACACAGATATGCAGGGCACCCAGTTGCCCTCTCAG GTAGACGAATTATTAAGAAACCTGAACAACATCTTGTTAGACACAGTAAAGATGAGGGAATTCCAGAAGGATCCTGAGATGCTTATGGACCTGATGTACAG GATCGCAAAGGGTTACCAGACATCTCCAGACCTGCGTCTCACATGGCTGCAGAACATGGCAGAGAAGCACAATGGCAGAAAATGCTATGCAGAATCTGCTATGTGCCTGGTACACAGTGCTGCCTTGGTGGCAGAGTATCTCAGCATGCTGGAGGACCATAAGTACCTTCCTGTGGGCAGCGTGACTTTCCAG AACATATCTTCCAATGTACTTGAAGAGTCAGCCGTATCTGATGACATCCTGTCCCCAGATGAGGATGGTGTTTTCTCAGGCCGTTACTTTACAGAGAATGGACTGGTGGGGTTGCTGGAGCAGGCCGCCGAGCTGCTCAGCAAT GGAGGGCTGTATGAAGCTGTAAATGAGGTCCATAAGATCATCATTCCCATTCTAGAGGCTCGTAGAGATTTCCGGAGGCTGGCCTCCACCCACGACAAGCTGAAAAAAGCCTTTGAGAACATTCTACAGAAG ggccAAAAGAGAATGTTTGGTACATATTTTCGTGTTGGCTTTTATGGAAGCAAGTTTGGGGACCTTGATGAAAGGGAGTTTATCTATAAAGAGCCAGGCATCACCCACTTGCCAGAGATCTCCCACAGACTTGAG TCTTTCTACAGCGAGTGTTTTGGAGATGGCATCTTAGAAATGATAAAGGACTCTGCACCAGTTGATAAGAACAAACTGGACACTAATAAG GCATATATCCAGATCACCTTTGTGGAGCCCTACTTTGATGACTATGAATTGAAAGACCGCTTGACTATATTTGAGAAGAACTTCAATCTGCGCCGTTTCATGTACACCACCCCCTTCACCAAGAGTGGGAAACCCAGAGGAGAGCTTCAAGAGCAGTACAAACGCAAGACCATCCTCACCACTATGCACTCCTTTCCTTATGTCAAAACCCGCATCAACGTCATTCAGAAGGAAGAG TTTGACCTTACACCCATTGAGGTGGCCATTGAGGACATGCAGAAGAAGACTCGAGAGCTTGCCTTGgccacacacagagaacagccTGATGCAAAAATGCTACAGATGGTACTTCAGGGCTCAGTTGGAGCCACAGTCAACCAG GGACCCTTAGAGGTGGCTCAGGTTTTTCTGAATGAAATTCCCACAGACCCCAAACTCTTCCGCCACCACAACAAGCTGCGTCTCTGTTTTAAAGAGTTCATTTTGAG ATGTGGAGAAGCTGTTGAGAAGAACAAAAGCCTTATTACCTCAGACCAGAAGGAGTACCAGCAGGAGCTGAAGAGGAATTACAACAAACTAAAAGAGAACCTGCGGCCAATGCTGGAGAGGAAGATCCCAGAGCTGTACAAACCCATAATCAAGCCTCGCTTCGAGAACAG GGATTCCATCAAGCGGCTTAGTTTCCGACGAACCCAAGATGATAGTTCCTGA